Proteins found in one Perca fluviatilis chromosome 9, GENO_Pfluv_1.0, whole genome shotgun sequence genomic segment:
- the sac3d1 gene encoding SAC3 domain-containing protein 1 isoform X2 produces the protein MCQSMTYKVKELAIKKNSLSQRRGAPAGGEWRQRKEEQWRGQGKAQAEEGERCEQHGKEAVPRGTCQTMCPARELQDREVQNRLHRFEILAGTERVRRPRGDPLRAVKEYSRPAAGKDSTNPTDLRPPAVLLKTVCYLIDDIAASPHLHPWTEVYSFVFDRLRGVKQDMIIQRVSGLNCVAILERTVRFLIYASYRLCGEPLRLYDPRINDTHLQESLSWLLDCYATETGPHPNQEEFQALGLLYNLGSARATQHIMELCERLRSSPAIALALSINRAFLERNPVRMLRLARRLNFIQGCALHRHLVTCRRDLLLIYSHGYCSRNCRFPLDGLAQLLFLDASLTARLCRAYGVVVNQGNQLVFSKAAFTEPEKGKLHCQTYHNIVAEKQKDLSVGNIIHGCV, from the exons ATGTGCCAATCCATGACATACAAAGTAAAAGAATTGGCGATAAAGAAAAA ctctctctctcagaggAGGGGTGCACCAGCAGGAGGAgaatggagacagaggaaagAAGAACAGTGGCGAGGCCAAGGCAAAGCGCAGGCGGAGGAGGGTGAGCGTTGTGAACAGCATGGAAAAGAAGCCGTGCCCAGGGGGACCTGCCAGACCATGTGCCCTGCTCGTGAGCTGCAGGACCGTGAGGTGCAGAACCGCCTTCACCGCTTTGAGATCTTGGCAGGCACAGAAAGAGTTCGACGGCCCAGAGGAGACCCCTTGCGAGCTGTCAAAGAGTATTCCAGACCAGCAGCTGGAAAAGACTCAACAAACCCCACTGACCTCCGTCCACCTGCTGTGTTGCTGAAAACTGTGTGTTACCTTATTGATGACATTGCTGCGTCCCCTCACCTGCACCCATGGACTGAG GTGTACAGCTTTGTCTTTGatcggctgcgtggcgtgaagCAGGACATGATCATTCAGAGGGTGTCTGGGTTGAACTGTGTGGCCATTTTAGAGCGGACGGTGCGTTTCCTCATCTATGCCTCATATCGGCTTTGCGGTGAGCCCCTGCGGCTCTACGACCCACGCATTAACGACACACACCTACAGGAGAGTCTGAGCTGGCTGTTGGATTGCTACGCAACTGAAACGGGGCCGCATCCCAACCAGGAAGAGTTCCAAGCTCTTGGTCTGCTGTACAACTTGG GTTCAGCTCGTGCCACGCAGCACATCATGGAGCTCTGTGAGCGGCTCCGCAGCTCTCCTGCCATCGCACTCGCTCTTTCCATCAACCGAGCTTTTCTGGAGCGAAACCCCGTGCGTATGCTCCGATTGGCTCGGAGGTTGAACTTCATACAGGGCTGCGCTCTGCACCGTCACCTGGTGACGTGTCGAAGAGATCTGCTGCTCATATACAGCCACGGATACTGCAGCCGCAACTGTCGCTTTCCTCTCGACGGACTGGCTCAGCTCTTGTTCTTAGACGCGTCACTCACAGCCCGACTCTGTCGGGCATATGGAGTGGTTGTTAATCAGGGCAACCAATTGGTTTTCTCCAAGGCTGCTTTCACTGAGCCTGAGAAGGGGAAACTGCATTGTCAAACGTATCACAACATAGTggcagagaaacagaaagatCTCAGTGTTGGGAACATCATTCACGGTTGCGTTTGA
- the sac3d1 gene encoding SAC3 domain-containing protein 1 isoform X1: protein MCQSMTYKVKELAIKKNSSLSQRRGAPAGGEWRQRKEEQWRGQGKAQAEEGERCEQHGKEAVPRGTCQTMCPARELQDREVQNRLHRFEILAGTERVRRPRGDPLRAVKEYSRPAAGKDSTNPTDLRPPAVLLKTVCYLIDDIAASPHLHPWTEVYSFVFDRLRGVKQDMIIQRVSGLNCVAILERTVRFLIYASYRLCGEPLRLYDPRINDTHLQESLSWLLDCYATETGPHPNQEEFQALGLLYNLGSARATQHIMELCERLRSSPAIALALSINRAFLERNPVRMLRLARRLNFIQGCALHRHLVTCRRDLLLIYSHGYCSRNCRFPLDGLAQLLFLDASLTARLCRAYGVVVNQGNQLVFSKAAFTEPEKGKLHCQTYHNIVAEKQKDLSVGNIIHGCV from the exons ATGTGCCAATCCATGACATACAAAGTAAAAGAATTGGCGATAAAGAAAAA cagctctctctctcagaggAGGGGTGCACCAGCAGGAGGAgaatggagacagaggaaagAAGAACAGTGGCGAGGCCAAGGCAAAGCGCAGGCGGAGGAGGGTGAGCGTTGTGAACAGCATGGAAAAGAAGCCGTGCCCAGGGGGACCTGCCAGACCATGTGCCCTGCTCGTGAGCTGCAGGACCGTGAGGTGCAGAACCGCCTTCACCGCTTTGAGATCTTGGCAGGCACAGAAAGAGTTCGACGGCCCAGAGGAGACCCCTTGCGAGCTGTCAAAGAGTATTCCAGACCAGCAGCTGGAAAAGACTCAACAAACCCCACTGACCTCCGTCCACCTGCTGTGTTGCTGAAAACTGTGTGTTACCTTATTGATGACATTGCTGCGTCCCCTCACCTGCACCCATGGACTGAG GTGTACAGCTTTGTCTTTGatcggctgcgtggcgtgaagCAGGACATGATCATTCAGAGGGTGTCTGGGTTGAACTGTGTGGCCATTTTAGAGCGGACGGTGCGTTTCCTCATCTATGCCTCATATCGGCTTTGCGGTGAGCCCCTGCGGCTCTACGACCCACGCATTAACGACACACACCTACAGGAGAGTCTGAGCTGGCTGTTGGATTGCTACGCAACTGAAACGGGGCCGCATCCCAACCAGGAAGAGTTCCAAGCTCTTGGTCTGCTGTACAACTTGG GTTCAGCTCGTGCCACGCAGCACATCATGGAGCTCTGTGAGCGGCTCCGCAGCTCTCCTGCCATCGCACTCGCTCTTTCCATCAACCGAGCTTTTCTGGAGCGAAACCCCGTGCGTATGCTCCGATTGGCTCGGAGGTTGAACTTCATACAGGGCTGCGCTCTGCACCGTCACCTGGTGACGTGTCGAAGAGATCTGCTGCTCATATACAGCCACGGATACTGCAGCCGCAACTGTCGCTTTCCTCTCGACGGACTGGCTCAGCTCTTGTTCTTAGACGCGTCACTCACAGCCCGACTCTGTCGGGCATATGGAGTGGTTGTTAATCAGGGCAACCAATTGGTTTTCTCCAAGGCTGCTTTCACTGAGCCTGAGAAGGGGAAACTGCATTGTCAAACGTATCACAACATAGTggcagagaaacagaaagatCTCAGTGTTGGGAACATCATTCACGGTTGCGTTTGA
- the haus8 gene encoding HAUS augmin-like complex subunit 8, whose amino-acid sequence MASKRTSTVPSSFKTASTDAKSSKSGGNANKASIGGTGKKSVKSSGTVVKSRYMQSAEKSSLSKSNSLTNESIAVPLRPSSPKPSGVKPRVGTPPRRSLAPQALPTSMMSNETALGKSILQSTFSDGHCFRPNFDISVIKEKTIIENVVEPERNPEIEKRDIEMQTFLLAYLTAKMESNTAKLKAEAEARIMQEMEEEEALHNEVQEKKCQYLLMEKDRLVNELLDLQIAALTPLAETAKQFTKDYKSFATAVDTTRHELPVKNFYIDGDRKEFLDKAGTSLKESEKLLMECTEGDHKDNSTCLECLRDMKTTSKNISQELSGAFSELLELSSLACRHTVHVQQAKEEEQLGTARIHELYCPKQ is encoded by the exons ATGGCGTCGAAAAGAACATCAACAGTGCCAAGTAGTTTTAAAACTGCTTCCACCGACGCTAAAAG CTCGAAAAGTGGGGGCAATGCTAATAAAGCGAGCATCGGTGGAACTGGGAAGAAAAGTGTTAAAT CAAGTGGGACTGTTGTCAAGTCTCGCTATATGCAGTCTGCTGAGAAATCATCTCTTTCAAAG AGTAACTCACTGACAAATGAGTCTATTGCTGTGCCACTGAGGCCTTCCTCACCTAAACCCAGTGGTGTCAAACCGAGAGTGGGCACTCCACCCAGACGCTCACTGGCCCCACAGGCTCTACCAACAT CAATGATGTCAAATGAAACTGCACTTGGGAAAAGTATTCTGCAGTCCACTTTCTCAGATGGACACTGCTTTCGACCAAATTTTGATATTTCAGTAATTAAAG AAAAAACAATAATTGAAAATGTAGTAGAGCCCGAAAGAAATCCAGAGATTGAGAAGAGGGATATTGAGATGCAAACATTCCTACTGGCCTACCTCACAGCTAAG ATGGAGAGCAATACTGCGAAGCTCAAGGCTGAGGCAGAGGCAAGGATCATGCAGGAGATGGAGGAAGAAGAGGCGTTGCATAATGAGGTCCAGGAGAAGAAATGTCAGTACCTCCTCATGGAGAAGGACCGCCTAGTGAATGAGCTGCTGGATTTACAG ATTGCTGCTCTGACTCCCTTGGCAGAAACTGCCAAGCAGTTCACAAAGGACTACAAATCTTTCGCCACAGCTGTTGACACCACCCGACATGAGCTGCCTGTCAAGAACTTCTACATTGATGGGGACAGAAAGGAATTTctag ATAAAGCTGGGACTAGCCTGAAGGAGAGTGAGAAGTTGCTAATGGAGTGCACAGAGGGAGATCATAAGGACAACAGCACCTGTCTAGAGTGCCTTCGGGACATGAAAACAACATCAAAGAACATCAGCCAGGAGCTGTCAGG TGCGTTTTCAGAGCTGCTGGAGCTGTCATCATTGGCCTGCCGCCACACGGTCCATGTACAGCAGGCCAAGGAGGAAGAACAGCTTGGCACTGCAAGAATCCATGAGCTCTACTGCCCCAAACAGTGA
- the sac3d1 gene encoding SAC3 domain-containing protein 1 isoform X3 — MNRRRAPRRISSLSQRRGAPAGGEWRQRKEEQWRGQGKAQAEEGERCEQHGKEAVPRGTCQTMCPARELQDREVQNRLHRFEILAGTERVRRPRGDPLRAVKEYSRPAAGKDSTNPTDLRPPAVLLKTVCYLIDDIAASPHLHPWTEVYSFVFDRLRGVKQDMIIQRVSGLNCVAILERTVRFLIYASYRLCGEPLRLYDPRINDTHLQESLSWLLDCYATETGPHPNQEEFQALGLLYNLGSARATQHIMELCERLRSSPAIALALSINRAFLERNPVRMLRLARRLNFIQGCALHRHLVTCRRDLLLIYSHGYCSRNCRFPLDGLAQLLFLDASLTARLCRAYGVVVNQGNQLVFSKAAFTEPEKGKLHCQTYHNIVAEKQKDLSVGNIIHGCV; from the exons ATGAACCGCAGGAGAGCGCCTCGTCGCAT cagctctctctctcagaggAGGGGTGCACCAGCAGGAGGAgaatggagacagaggaaagAAGAACAGTGGCGAGGCCAAGGCAAAGCGCAGGCGGAGGAGGGTGAGCGTTGTGAACAGCATGGAAAAGAAGCCGTGCCCAGGGGGACCTGCCAGACCATGTGCCCTGCTCGTGAGCTGCAGGACCGTGAGGTGCAGAACCGCCTTCACCGCTTTGAGATCTTGGCAGGCACAGAAAGAGTTCGACGGCCCAGAGGAGACCCCTTGCGAGCTGTCAAAGAGTATTCCAGACCAGCAGCTGGAAAAGACTCAACAAACCCCACTGACCTCCGTCCACCTGCTGTGTTGCTGAAAACTGTGTGTTACCTTATTGATGACATTGCTGCGTCCCCTCACCTGCACCCATGGACTGAG GTGTACAGCTTTGTCTTTGatcggctgcgtggcgtgaagCAGGACATGATCATTCAGAGGGTGTCTGGGTTGAACTGTGTGGCCATTTTAGAGCGGACGGTGCGTTTCCTCATCTATGCCTCATATCGGCTTTGCGGTGAGCCCCTGCGGCTCTACGACCCACGCATTAACGACACACACCTACAGGAGAGTCTGAGCTGGCTGTTGGATTGCTACGCAACTGAAACGGGGCCGCATCCCAACCAGGAAGAGTTCCAAGCTCTTGGTCTGCTGTACAACTTGG GTTCAGCTCGTGCCACGCAGCACATCATGGAGCTCTGTGAGCGGCTCCGCAGCTCTCCTGCCATCGCACTCGCTCTTTCCATCAACCGAGCTTTTCTGGAGCGAAACCCCGTGCGTATGCTCCGATTGGCTCGGAGGTTGAACTTCATACAGGGCTGCGCTCTGCACCGTCACCTGGTGACGTGTCGAAGAGATCTGCTGCTCATATACAGCCACGGATACTGCAGCCGCAACTGTCGCTTTCCTCTCGACGGACTGGCTCAGCTCTTGTTCTTAGACGCGTCACTCACAGCCCGACTCTGTCGGGCATATGGAGTGGTTGTTAATCAGGGCAACCAATTGGTTTTCTCCAAGGCTGCTTTCACTGAGCCTGAGAAGGGGAAACTGCATTGTCAAACGTATCACAACATAGTggcagagaaacagaaagatCTCAGTGTTGGGAACATCATTCACGGTTGCGTTTGA
- the sac3d1 gene encoding SAC3 domain-containing protein 1 isoform X4: protein MNRRRAPRRISLSQRRGAPAGGEWRQRKEEQWRGQGKAQAEEGERCEQHGKEAVPRGTCQTMCPARELQDREVQNRLHRFEILAGTERVRRPRGDPLRAVKEYSRPAAGKDSTNPTDLRPPAVLLKTVCYLIDDIAASPHLHPWTEVYSFVFDRLRGVKQDMIIQRVSGLNCVAILERTVRFLIYASYRLCGEPLRLYDPRINDTHLQESLSWLLDCYATETGPHPNQEEFQALGLLYNLGSARATQHIMELCERLRSSPAIALALSINRAFLERNPVRMLRLARRLNFIQGCALHRHLVTCRRDLLLIYSHGYCSRNCRFPLDGLAQLLFLDASLTARLCRAYGVVVNQGNQLVFSKAAFTEPEKGKLHCQTYHNIVAEKQKDLSVGNIIHGCV from the exons ATGAACCGCAGGAGAGCGCCTCGTCGCAT ctctctctctcagaggAGGGGTGCACCAGCAGGAGGAgaatggagacagaggaaagAAGAACAGTGGCGAGGCCAAGGCAAAGCGCAGGCGGAGGAGGGTGAGCGTTGTGAACAGCATGGAAAAGAAGCCGTGCCCAGGGGGACCTGCCAGACCATGTGCCCTGCTCGTGAGCTGCAGGACCGTGAGGTGCAGAACCGCCTTCACCGCTTTGAGATCTTGGCAGGCACAGAAAGAGTTCGACGGCCCAGAGGAGACCCCTTGCGAGCTGTCAAAGAGTATTCCAGACCAGCAGCTGGAAAAGACTCAACAAACCCCACTGACCTCCGTCCACCTGCTGTGTTGCTGAAAACTGTGTGTTACCTTATTGATGACATTGCTGCGTCCCCTCACCTGCACCCATGGACTGAG GTGTACAGCTTTGTCTTTGatcggctgcgtggcgtgaagCAGGACATGATCATTCAGAGGGTGTCTGGGTTGAACTGTGTGGCCATTTTAGAGCGGACGGTGCGTTTCCTCATCTATGCCTCATATCGGCTTTGCGGTGAGCCCCTGCGGCTCTACGACCCACGCATTAACGACACACACCTACAGGAGAGTCTGAGCTGGCTGTTGGATTGCTACGCAACTGAAACGGGGCCGCATCCCAACCAGGAAGAGTTCCAAGCTCTTGGTCTGCTGTACAACTTGG GTTCAGCTCGTGCCACGCAGCACATCATGGAGCTCTGTGAGCGGCTCCGCAGCTCTCCTGCCATCGCACTCGCTCTTTCCATCAACCGAGCTTTTCTGGAGCGAAACCCCGTGCGTATGCTCCGATTGGCTCGGAGGTTGAACTTCATACAGGGCTGCGCTCTGCACCGTCACCTGGTGACGTGTCGAAGAGATCTGCTGCTCATATACAGCCACGGATACTGCAGCCGCAACTGTCGCTTTCCTCTCGACGGACTGGCTCAGCTCTTGTTCTTAGACGCGTCACTCACAGCCCGACTCTGTCGGGCATATGGAGTGGTTGTTAATCAGGGCAACCAATTGGTTTTCTCCAAGGCTGCTTTCACTGAGCCTGAGAAGGGGAAACTGCATTGTCAAACGTATCACAACATAGTggcagagaaacagaaagatCTCAGTGTTGGGAACATCATTCACGGTTGCGTTTGA